One Pseudomonas lalucatii genomic window carries:
- a CDS encoding GGDEF domain-containing protein — MGPSSQTNTIDFDAAKLKRLGFSNQHPRPLRRTSLVQLRQQLALQLQTSLDAERVLSLFFAAVQRLVPLDALSYQQPISDLRLELGERASHSAAYRLSHDGEYLGELVFRRRLRFSEEELAQLESLLASLLFPLRNALLYRAAIQDALRDPLTGAGNRVAMDQTLAREVELARRNLLPLSVLMLDLDHFKQVNDRHGHSVGDEVLKAVANTLKNQLRNVDMVFRYGGEEFLVLLSGTPREAAGMIGERLRHAVLELQCLAQGHPIELSISLGCATLLPGEAAESLLRRADSALYVAKRKGRNRLTMAG; from the coding sequence ATGGGTCCCTCAAGCCAGACCAACACCATAGATTTCGATGCGGCCAAGCTGAAGCGCCTGGGCTTCTCCAATCAGCATCCCCGCCCCCTGCGCCGCACCAGCCTGGTCCAGCTGCGCCAGCAGCTCGCCCTGCAGCTGCAGACCAGCCTGGACGCCGAACGCGTGCTCTCGCTGTTCTTCGCCGCCGTGCAGCGCCTGGTGCCGCTGGACGCCTTGAGCTACCAGCAGCCGATCAGCGACCTGCGCCTGGAACTGGGCGAACGCGCCAGCCACTCCGCCGCCTACCGCCTCAGCCATGACGGCGAATACCTCGGCGAACTGGTGTTCCGTCGCCGGCTGCGCTTCAGCGAGGAGGAGCTGGCCCAGCTCGAGTCGTTGCTGGCCAGCCTGCTGTTTCCCCTGCGCAACGCCCTGCTCTATCGCGCCGCCATCCAGGATGCCCTGCGCGACCCGCTGACCGGCGCCGGCAACCGCGTCGCCATGGACCAGACCCTGGCCCGCGAGGTCGAACTGGCGCGACGCAACCTGCTGCCGCTGTCCGTGCTGATGCTCGACCTCGATCACTTCAAGCAGGTCAACGACAGGCACGGCCACAGCGTCGGCGACGAAGTCCTCAAGGCCGTCGCCAATACCCTGAAGAACCAGCTGCGCAACGTCGACATGGTGTTCCGCTACGGCGGCGAGGAATTTCTCGTGCTGCTGTCCGGCACCCCTCGGGAGGCCGCCGGCATGATCGGCGAGCGCCTGCGCCATGCCGTGCTGGAATTGCAGTGCCTGGCCCAGGGCCACCCCATCGAGCTGTCGATCAGTCTCGGCTGCGCCACCCTGCTGCCGGGCGAGGCGGCGGAGAGCCTGCTGCGCCGCGCCGACAGTGCGCTCTATGTGGCCAAGCGCAAGGGCCGCAACCGCCTGACCATGGCCGGCTGA
- a CDS encoding tryptophan--tRNA ligase encodes MSLVDSERRVLSGMRPSGRLHLGHYHGVLKNWVRLQHAYECYFCIVDWHALTTDYEQAGQLSQHVMDMAVDWLAAGISPSSATLFIQSQVPEHAELHLLLSMICPLSWLERVPSYKEQQEQPRGKDLGTYGFLGYPLLQAADILLYRAGVVPVGADQVAHIEFAREVARRFNHLYGREPGFEDKAEAAIGKLGKKTATLYNNLRKAFQQQGDVEALETARALLKEQQTITLGDKERLFGYLEGGGKVLLPEPQALLSEAPKLSGLDGGKMSNSNGNAIFLRDSAIEVEEKIRRMPTDPARVHRSDPGNPAHCPVWPLHQVYSSEQTCAWVQQGCQSAGIGCLECKGPLIEAVQEELKPLQVRAADYQSDPDLVRRILAEGAERARDEARETLAEVRLAMGMNYR; translated from the coding sequence TTGAGCCTTGTTGACTCCGAGCGCCGCGTGCTGTCCGGCATGCGCCCCAGTGGCCGTTTACACCTCGGCCACTATCACGGTGTGCTGAAGAACTGGGTCAGGTTGCAGCACGCCTACGAGTGCTATTTCTGCATCGTCGACTGGCATGCGCTCACCACCGATTACGAGCAGGCCGGCCAGCTTTCCCAGCATGTCATGGACATGGCGGTGGACTGGCTCGCCGCGGGCATCAGCCCCAGCTCGGCGACCCTGTTCATCCAGTCCCAGGTGCCCGAGCATGCCGAGCTGCACCTGCTGCTGTCGATGATCTGCCCGCTCAGCTGGTTGGAGCGGGTGCCGTCCTACAAGGAGCAGCAGGAGCAGCCCCGGGGCAAGGACCTGGGCACCTACGGCTTCCTCGGCTACCCCCTGTTGCAGGCGGCGGACATCCTGCTGTACCGCGCCGGGGTGGTGCCGGTCGGCGCCGACCAGGTGGCGCACATCGAATTCGCCCGCGAGGTGGCACGGCGCTTCAATCACCTGTACGGCCGCGAGCCGGGCTTCGAAGACAAGGCCGAGGCGGCCATCGGCAAGCTCGGCAAGAAGACCGCGACCCTGTACAACAACCTGCGCAAGGCCTTTCAGCAGCAGGGCGACGTCGAGGCCCTGGAAACCGCCCGGGCGCTGCTCAAGGAGCAGCAGACCATCACCCTGGGCGACAAGGAGCGTCTGTTCGGCTACCTGGAAGGGGGTGGCAAGGTGCTGCTGCCCGAGCCCCAGGCCCTGCTCAGCGAGGCGCCGAAGCTGTCGGGGCTCGACGGCGGCAAGATGTCCAACAGCAATGGCAACGCGATTTTCCTGCGCGACAGCGCCATCGAGGTCGAGGAGAAGATCAGGCGCATGCCGACCGATCCGGCCCGGGTGCACCGCAGCGACCCGGGCAACCCGGCGCACTGCCCGGTGTGGCCCCTGCACCAGGTGTATTCCAGCGAGCAGACCTGCGCGTGGGTGCAGCAGGGCTGCCAGAGCGCGGGCATCGGCTGCCTGGAGTGCAAGGGGCCGTTGATCGAGGCGGTGCAGGAGGAACTCAAGCCGCTGCAGGTGCGCGCCGCCGACTATCAGAGCGACCCCGACCTGGTGCGCAGGATTCTCGCCGAAGGCGCCGAGCGCGCCCGCGACGAGGCCCGCGAAACCCTGGCCGAGGTGCGTCTGGCCATGGGCATGAACTACCGCTGA
- the scpB gene encoding SMC-Scp complex subunit ScpB, translating to MNLSDPRELASLLEAFLLASGKAQSLERLYELFEERERPSSALFKEALECLRQSCEGRAFELKEVASGYRLQVRERFAPWVGRLWEERPQRYSRAMLETLALIAYRQPITRGEIEDVRGVAVNSQIVKTLLEREWVRVVGHRDVPGRPAMFATTKAFLDHFNLKSLDELPPLAALRELEPEPLGLDDEPAVPAELQARADLASEVPVEMARGETSFGSLLAELDAMEQGLKSDFDDLPESGMDAAPAVQEQADEADIGER from the coding sequence ATGAACCTGAGCGATCCCCGCGAACTGGCCAGCCTGCTGGAAGCCTTCCTCCTGGCGTCCGGCAAGGCGCAATCCCTGGAGCGCCTGTACGAGCTGTTCGAGGAGCGCGAGCGGCCATCGTCCGCGCTGTTCAAGGAGGCTCTGGAGTGCCTGCGGCAGTCCTGCGAGGGGCGTGCCTTCGAGCTCAAGGAGGTGGCCTCGGGTTACCGCCTGCAGGTGCGCGAGCGTTTCGCGCCCTGGGTCGGCCGCCTGTGGGAGGAGCGGCCGCAGCGCTATTCCCGGGCCATGCTGGAGACCCTGGCGCTGATCGCCTACCGACAGCCGATCACCCGTGGCGAGATCGAGGACGTGCGCGGGGTGGCGGTCAACAGCCAGATCGTCAAGACCCTGCTGGAGCGCGAGTGGGTCCGTGTGGTCGGCCACCGCGACGTGCCGGGCAGGCCGGCGATGTTCGCCACCACCAAGGCCTTTCTCGACCATTTCAACCTCAAGAGCCTCGACGAGCTGCCGCCGTTGGCGGCGCTGCGCGAACTGGAACCGGAGCCGCTGGGCCTGGACGACGAGCCGGCGGTGCCGGCCGAGTTGCAGGCGCGCGCCGACCTGGCGAGCGAGGTGCCGGTCGAGATGGCGCGCGGGGAAACCAGCTTCGGCAGCCTGCTGGCCGAACTGGACGCCATGGAGCAGGGGCTCAAGAGCGATTTCGACGATTTGCCCGAGTCCGGGATGGACGCCGCGCCGGCCGTTCAGGAGCAGGCGGACGAGGCGGATATCGGCGAGCGTTGA
- a CDS encoding segregation and condensation protein A produces MEVFLEAFEGPLDLLLYLIRKQNIDVLDIPVAEITRQYMGYVELMQSVRLELAAEYLVMAAMLAEIKSRMLLPRSSEAPEDEDDPRAELIRRLQEYERYKAAAEGIDLLPRVGRDHTVPQLEAPQARARKLLPEVGLEELLLSMAEVLRRADMFESHQVIREALSTRERMSEVLERLKGGGFVPFVELFAAEEGRLGVVVTFMAVLELIKESLVELVQNEAFGPIHVRARAE; encoded by the coding sequence CTGGAGGTGTTTCTCGAGGCCTTCGAGGGGCCCCTGGACCTGCTGCTGTACCTGATCCGCAAGCAGAACATCGACGTGCTGGACATCCCGGTGGCGGAGATCACCCGGCAGTACATGGGCTACGTCGAGCTGATGCAGTCGGTGCGCCTGGAGCTGGCCGCCGAGTACCTGGTGATGGCCGCCATGCTCGCCGAGATCAAGTCGCGCATGCTGCTGCCGCGCTCCAGCGAGGCGCCGGAGGACGAGGACGATCCCCGTGCCGAGCTGATTCGCCGGCTGCAGGAGTACGAGCGCTACAAGGCCGCCGCCGAGGGCATCGACCTGCTGCCGCGGGTCGGCCGCGATCACACGGTGCCGCAGCTGGAGGCGCCGCAGGCGCGGGCGCGCAAGCTGCTGCCGGAGGTCGGTCTGGAAGAGCTGCTGCTGTCGATGGCCGAGGTGCTGCGGCGGGCCGACATGTTCGAGAGTCACCAGGTGATCCGCGAGGCGCTGTCGACCCGCGAACGCATGAGCGAGGTGCTCGAGCGCCTCAAGGGCGGCGGTTTCGTGCCGTTCGTCGAGCTGTTCGCGGCGGAGGAAGGGCGCCTGGGGGTGGTGGTGACCTTCATGGCGGTGCTCGAATTGATCAAGGAATCCCTGGTCGAGCTGGTGCAGAATGAGGCCTTCGGGCCTATCCACGTGCGTGCGCGAGCTGAATGA
- a CDS encoding YciI family protein gives MLYAIIATDVENSLDNRLAARPAHLARLEQLKHEGRLVLAGPHPAVDSNDPGPAGFSGSLIVAEFDSLNAAQSWADADPYRAAGVYASVLVKPFKRVLP, from the coding sequence ATGCTCTACGCCATTATCGCCACCGATGTCGAAAACTCCCTGGACAACCGCCTGGCCGCCCGCCCCGCCCACCTCGCGCGCCTGGAGCAGCTCAAGCACGAGGGCCGCCTGGTCCTCGCCGGCCCGCACCCGGCGGTCGACAGCAACGACCCGGGTCCCGCCGGATTCAGCGGCAGCCTGATCGTAGCCGAATTCGACTCGCTCAACGCCGCACAGAGCTGGGCCGACGCCGACCCCTACCGCGCCGCCGGCGTGTACGCCTCGGTGCTGGTCAAGCCCTTCAAGCGGGTCCTGCCCTGA
- a CDS encoding response regulator transcription factor: MNQLLLIDDDIELCELLSSWLTQEGFRVDACHDGNGARQALADRCPDAVVLDVMLPDGSGLELLKQLRGEHPELPVLMLSARGEPLDRILGLELGADDYLAKPCDPRELTARLRAVLRRSTAPATPSQVELGDLRFSQARGVASIGEHEVPLTLSESRLLEALLQQPGEPLGKQQLAQLALGRKLTLYDRSLDMHVSNLRKKLGPHPDGRPRILALRGRGYYYNA, from the coding sequence ATGAATCAGCTGTTACTGATCGACGATGACATCGAGCTGTGCGAGCTGCTGTCCAGCTGGCTGACCCAGGAAGGCTTTCGGGTCGACGCCTGTCATGACGGCAACGGCGCCCGCCAGGCCCTGGCCGACCGCTGCCCGGATGCGGTGGTGCTCGACGTGATGCTGCCCGACGGCAGCGGCCTGGAGCTGCTCAAGCAACTGCGCGGCGAGCATCCGGAGCTGCCGGTCCTCATGCTGTCGGCCCGCGGCGAACCGCTGGACCGGATCCTGGGCCTGGAGCTCGGCGCCGACGACTACCTGGCCAAACCCTGCGACCCCCGCGAACTCACCGCCCGCCTGCGCGCCGTGCTGCGCCGCAGCACGGCGCCGGCCACGCCCAGCCAAGTGGAGCTGGGCGACCTGCGCTTCAGCCAGGCCCGCGGGGTGGCCAGCATCGGTGAGCACGAAGTGCCGCTGACCCTCTCCGAGAGCCGTCTGCTCGAAGCCCTGCTGCAACAGCCCGGCGAACCGCTGGGCAAGCAACAGCTGGCGCAACTGGCCCTGGGCCGCAAGCTGACCCTGTACGACCGCAGCCTGGACATGCACGTCAGCAACCTGCGCAAGAAGCTCGGCCCGCACCCGGATGGGCGCCCGCGCATCCTCGCCCTGCGTGGCCGCGGCTATTACTACAACGCCTGA
- the mupP gene encoding N-acetylmuramic acid 6-phosphate phosphatase MupP encodes MRLRAVLFDMDGTLLDSAPDFIAICQAMRAERGLAPIADKLIRDQISGGARAMVAASFALPAEAEQFEALRLEFLERYQQHCAVLTRPFDGIEQLLADIERAKLTWGVVTNKPLRYAEPIMQQLGLAERSALLICPDHVSRSKPDPEPMTLACSRLGLEPASVLFVGDDLRDIESGRAAGTRTAAVTYGYIHPEDNPRNWGADVVVDHPLELRAVLDRALCSC; translated from the coding sequence GTGCGCCTGCGCGCGGTTCTTTTCGACATGGACGGCACCCTGCTCGACAGCGCGCCGGACTTTATCGCCATCTGCCAGGCGATGCGCGCCGAGCGCGGCCTGGCGCCCATCGCCGACAAGCTGATTCGCGACCAGATCTCCGGGGGCGCCCGCGCCATGGTCGCCGCCAGCTTCGCCCTGCCCGCCGAGGCCGAGCAGTTCGAGGCCTTGCGCCTGGAGTTCCTCGAGCGCTACCAGCAGCACTGCGCCGTGCTCACCCGCCCGTTCGACGGCATCGAGCAGCTGCTCGCCGACATCGAGCGGGCCAAGCTGACCTGGGGCGTGGTCACCAACAAACCGCTGCGCTATGCCGAGCCGATCATGCAGCAGCTGGGCCTGGCCGAACGCTCGGCGCTGCTGATCTGCCCGGACCATGTGAGCCGCAGCAAGCCCGACCCGGAACCCATGACCCTGGCCTGCAGCCGCCTGGGCCTGGAGCCGGCCAGCGTGCTGTTCGTCGGCGACGACCTGCGCGACATCGAGTCGGGCCGCGCCGCCGGCACCCGCACCGCCGCGGTGACCTACGGCTACATCCACCCCGAAGACAACCCGCGCAACTGGGGCGCCGACGTGGTGGTCGACCACCCGCTGGAATTGCGCGCCGTGCTCGACCGGGCGCTGTGCTCCTGCTGA
- a CDS encoding PHP domain-containing protein — MEVDLHCHSTASDGALAPAVVVARAHERGVRLLALTDHDTLEGLDEARVAAQALGMQLVNGIELSCTWGGATIHVLGYAFACDTPALGQAIADLHQGRWLRAEEIARRLEGKGMPGALQGARAVQQELGDSGNAPARPHFAEFLVRAGHVRDRAEAFRKWLGSGKLGDVKQHWPTLEQAVATLRQAGAWISLAHPWHYDFTRSKRRKLIADFVQAGGHALEVVNGMQPAEQVGSLAILAREFGLLVSAGSDFHAPGDWSELGMYRPVPQDLPPLWTRFRHVRQSAAI; from the coding sequence ATGGAAGTTGATTTGCATTGCCACAGCACGGCCTCCGACGGCGCACTGGCGCCCGCCGTGGTGGTCGCCCGGGCGCATGAGCGCGGCGTCAGGCTGCTCGCGCTGACCGACCACGACACCCTCGAGGGGCTGGACGAGGCGCGGGTGGCGGCACAAGCCCTGGGCATGCAGTTGGTCAACGGCATCGAGCTGTCCTGCACCTGGGGCGGTGCGACCATCCATGTACTGGGCTATGCCTTCGCCTGCGATACGCCGGCGCTGGGTCAGGCGATTGCCGACCTGCACCAGGGCCGCTGGCTGCGCGCCGAGGAAATCGCCAGGCGTCTGGAGGGCAAGGGCATGCCGGGTGCCCTGCAGGGCGCGCGGGCGGTGCAGCAGGAGCTGGGCGACAGCGGCAACGCTCCGGCGCGGCCGCACTTCGCCGAGTTTCTGGTGCGTGCCGGCCACGTCAGGGATCGCGCCGAGGCGTTTCGCAAGTGGCTCGGCTCGGGCAAGCTGGGCGACGTCAAGCAGCATTGGCCGACCCTGGAGCAGGCCGTCGCGACCCTGCGCCAGGCCGGCGCCTGGATCAGCCTGGCACACCCGTGGCACTACGACTTTACTCGTAGTAAGCGGCGCAAGCTGATCGCCGATTTCGTCCAGGCCGGCGGCCATGCCCTGGAAGTGGTCAATGGCATGCAACCGGCCGAGCAGGTGGGCAGCCTGGCGATCCTGGCCCGTGAGTTCGGTCTGCTGGTCAGCGCCGGCAGCGATTTCCATGCACCTGGCGACTGGTCGGAGCTGGGCATGTACCGTCCCGTTCCGCAAGACCTTCCGCCCCTTTGGACGCGTTTTCGCCATGTCCGGCAGTCTGCTGCAATCTGA
- a CDS encoding L-threonylcarbamoyladenylate synthase, protein MSQFFQVHPENPQLRLIRQAVEIIRGGGVVIYPTDSCYAVGCRIGDKNALERIRRLRQLDDKHNFTLLCRDLSQLSLFAKVDTGAFRLLKNHTPGPYTFILNATREVPRMLLHPKRRTIGLRVPGHPIALALLEEFGEPLMSISLVLPGDALPLSDPHEMRKALEHQVDLIIDGGVGGLEASTVISLVDDEVQVLRVGCGDPRPFAEE, encoded by the coding sequence GTGAGTCAATTTTTCCAGGTTCACCCGGAAAATCCGCAGTTGCGCCTGATCAGGCAGGCGGTGGAGATCATCAGGGGCGGCGGCGTGGTGATCTATCCGACCGATTCCTGCTATGCCGTCGGCTGTCGTATCGGCGACAAGAACGCCCTTGAGCGGATTCGCCGCCTGCGCCAGCTGGACGACAAGCACAACTTCACCCTGCTGTGCCGCGACCTGTCGCAGCTCAGCCTGTTCGCCAAGGTCGATACCGGTGCCTTTCGCCTGCTGAAGAACCACACCCCAGGCCCCTACACCTTCATCCTCAATGCCACCCGCGAGGTGCCGCGCATGCTGCTGCACCCCAAGCGCCGCACCATCGGCCTGCGGGTGCCCGGCCATCCGATCGCCCTGGCACTGCTGGAGGAGTTCGGCGAGCCGCTGATGAGCATCAGCCTGGTACTGCCGGGGGATGCGCTGCCGCTGAGCGACCCGCACGAGATGCGCAAGGCACTCGAACACCAGGTCGACCTGATCATCGACGGCGGAGTCGGTGGGCTGGAGGCCTCGACCGTGATCAGCCTGGTCGACGACGAGGTGCAAGTGCTGCGCGTCGGCTGTGGCGATCCGCGACCGTTCGCCGAGGAGTAG
- the ubiG gene encoding bifunctional 2-polyprenyl-6-hydroxyphenol methylase/3-demethylubiquinol 3-O-methyltransferase UbiG, producing MSNVDHAEIAKFEALAHRWWDRESEFKPLHDINPLRVNWIDERVGLAGKRVLDVGCGGGILSEAMAQRGASVTGIDMGEAPLAVARLHQLESGVSVDYRQITAEAIAAEMPEQFDVVTCLEMLEHVPDPASVIRACHALVKPGGQVFFSTINRNPKAYLFAVIGAEYLLRLLPRGTHDFKKFIRPSELGAWSRAAGLEVKDIVGLTYNPLTKHYKLEADVDVNYMIQTLKEG from the coding sequence ATGAGCAACGTCGATCACGCCGAAATCGCCAAATTCGAAGCCCTCGCCCACCGCTGGTGGGATCGCGAGAGCGAGTTCAAACCGCTGCACGACATCAACCCGCTGCGGGTCAACTGGATCGACGAGCGCGTCGGCCTGGCCGGCAAGCGCGTGCTCGACGTCGGCTGCGGCGGCGGCATCCTCAGCGAGGCCATGGCCCAGCGCGGGGCGAGCGTCACCGGCATCGACATGGGCGAGGCACCGCTGGCCGTGGCCCGACTGCACCAGCTGGAGTCCGGCGTATCGGTGGACTACCGGCAGATCACCGCCGAGGCCATCGCCGCAGAAATGCCCGAGCAGTTCGACGTGGTCACCTGCCTGGAGATGCTCGAACACGTGCCGGACCCGGCCTCGGTGATCCGCGCCTGCCACGCCCTGGTCAAGCCCGGCGGCCAGGTGTTCTTCTCCACCATCAACCGCAACCCCAAGGCCTACCTGTTCGCGGTGATCGGCGCCGAGTACCTGCTGCGCCTGCTGCCACGCGGCACCCACGACTTCAAGAAGTTCATCCGCCCTTCCGAGCTGGGCGCCTGGAGCCGCGCCGCCGGCCTCGAGGTCAAGGACATCGTCGGCCTGACCTACAACCCGCTGACCAAGCACTACAAGCTGGAAGCCGACGTCGACGTCAACTACATGATCCAGACCCTGAAGGAGGGCTAG
- a CDS encoding translation initiation factor 2, with product MRPAFKPLLFALWLLPLHLQAAEDTAPALPEPSAAQTQLRELEQRLAASERQRAALSAELQAGSGERESAQVQRLRQENQRLKLQLKRTQAESPARLLSDQQTWFAIGAGAGLLGVIIGALLRGNRRTRREWIN from the coding sequence ATGCGTCCAGCCTTCAAGCCGTTGCTGTTTGCCCTATGGCTGCTGCCATTGCACCTGCAGGCCGCGGAAGACACCGCGCCGGCGCTGCCGGAACCCTCCGCAGCGCAGACGCAGCTGCGCGAACTGGAGCAGCGCCTGGCGGCCAGCGAACGGCAACGCGCGGCGCTGAGCGCCGAGCTACAGGCCGGCAGCGGCGAGCGCGAGTCGGCGCAGGTGCAGCGCCTGCGTCAGGAGAACCAGCGCCTCAAGCTGCAGCTCAAGAGAACCCAGGCCGAGTCGCCGGCACGCCTGCTCAGCGACCAGCAGACCTGGTTCGCCATCGGCGCCGGCGCCGGCCTGCTCGGGGTGATCATCGGCGCACTGCTGCGCGGCAACCGCCGCACCCGTCGCGAATGGATCAACTAG
- the rluB gene encoding 23S rRNA pseudouridine(2605) synthase RluB, with product MSESEQRSPAGEKLQKVLARMGLASRREIEAWIDQGRVKVNGATASLGARVDLHDAIAVDGRLIKREEAAESVRRVLIYNKPDGEICTRDDPEGRPTVFDRLPRPKDGRWINIGRLDINTTGLLMFTTDGELANRLMHPSYQMDREYAVRVRGEVDEEMIERLKAGVMLEDGPAKFTDIKEAPGGEGFNHWYHCVVMEGRNREVRRLWESQGLVVSRLKRVRFGPVFLTSDLTMGRWREMSQREVDILSEEVGLKPQALPQMKEKVRDKLDRLQRKSAKPVGRGERPPRTLRPAHGGPAEGESSRSGRGTPVAERPQDTHKKRPGKPRQERPGVELADRPARKPAGAPVKRRGPSAGEGQRPGSGRGSRKPQ from the coding sequence ATGAGTGAATCCGAACAACGTAGCCCCGCTGGCGAGAAGCTGCAGAAGGTCCTGGCCCGCATGGGCCTGGCCTCGCGCCGGGAAATCGAGGCCTGGATCGACCAGGGCCGGGTCAAGGTCAATGGCGCCACCGCCAGCCTCGGCGCGCGGGTCGACCTGCATGACGCCATCGCCGTCGATGGCCGGCTGATCAAGCGCGAAGAGGCCGCGGAAAGCGTGCGTCGCGTGCTGATCTACAACAAGCCGGATGGCGAGATCTGCACCCGCGACGATCCCGAGGGCCGGCCGACCGTGTTCGACCGCCTGCCGCGGCCGAAGGACGGACGCTGGATCAATATCGGCCGCCTCGACATCAACACCACCGGCCTGCTGATGTTCACCACCGATGGCGAGCTGGCCAATCGGCTGATGCACCCCTCCTACCAGATGGACCGCGAGTATGCCGTGCGCGTGCGCGGCGAGGTCGACGAGGAGATGATCGAGCGCCTCAAGGCCGGGGTGATGCTCGAGGACGGCCCGGCCAAGTTCACCGACATCAAGGAAGCGCCGGGCGGCGAGGGCTTCAACCACTGGTATCACTGCGTGGTCATGGAAGGGCGCAACCGCGAGGTGCGCCGCCTGTGGGAATCCCAGGGGCTGGTGGTCAGTCGCCTGAAGCGGGTGCGCTTCGGCCCGGTGTTCCTGACCTCCGACCTGACCATGGGACGCTGGCGGGAAATGAGCCAGCGCGAGGTGGACATTCTCAGCGAGGAAGTCGGCCTCAAGCCCCAGGCCCTGCCGCAGATGAAGGAGAAGGTGCGCGACAAGCTCGATCGCCTGCAGCGCAAGTCGGCCAAGCCGGTGGGGCGTGGCGAGCGCCCGCCGCGCACCCTGCGTCCGGCCCACGGTGGTCCGGCCGAGGGCGAGTCGAGCCGATCCGGGCGGGGCACGCCGGTGGCCGAGCGCCCCCAGGACACGCACAAGAAGCGTCCGGGCAAGCCTCGCCAGGAGCGTCCGGGCGTCGAACTGGCCGACCGTCCGGCGCGCAAGCCTGCGGGCGCGCCCGTCAAGCGGCGCGGCCCGTCGGCCGGTGAAGGCCAGCGTCCAGGCTCGGGTCGCGGTAGCCGCAAACCGCAGTAA
- a CDS encoding PA2779 family protein: MKTPAKTLGLVLLIVGLSAALAVPAHAEMIGTAEVLAGQTGQADRDTLKQFLERSDVEERLQAMDVPAATARSRVDALTPAEAATLAQRIDSLPAGGALSGNDVIIILLVAILVVLIL; encoded by the coding sequence ATGAAAACGCCAGCCAAGACCCTAGGCCTCGTCCTGCTGATCGTCGGCCTCAGCGCCGCCCTGGCGGTGCCCGCCCACGCCGAGATGATCGGCACCGCCGAAGTCCTCGCCGGGCAAACCGGCCAGGCCGACCGCGACACGCTTAAGCAGTTTCTCGAGCGCAGCGACGTAGAGGAAAGACTGCAGGCCATGGATGTGCCCGCCGCCACGGCCAGGAGCCGCGTCGACGCCCTGACCCCGGCCGAGGCCGCCACCCTCGCCCAACGCATCGACAGCCTGCCGGCCGGCGGCGCGCTCAGCGGCAACGACGTGATCATCATCCTGCTGGTGGCCATCCTGGTGGTGCTGATCCTCTGA
- a CDS encoding YciK family oxidoreductase — MFDYSARPDLLKDRVILVTGAGRGIGAAAAQTFAAHGATVLLLGKTEEHLSRVYDRIEAAGQPQPAVIPFNLETALPHQYDELAAMIEREFGKLDGLLHNASIIGPRTPLEQLSGDNFMRVMQVNVNATFMLTSTLLPLLKLAPDASVVFTSSSVGRKGRAYWGAYAVSKFATEGLMQVLADELDGVASVRANSVNPGATRTDMRAQAYPGENPANNPAPEAIMPVYLYLMGPDSNGVNGQAFDAQ; from the coding sequence ATGTTCGACTACTCCGCCCGTCCCGACCTGCTCAAGGATCGCGTGATTCTGGTCACCGGCGCCGGTCGCGGGATCGGCGCCGCCGCCGCCCAGACCTTCGCCGCCCATGGCGCCACCGTGCTGCTGCTGGGCAAGACCGAAGAACACCTGAGCCGGGTCTACGACCGCATAGAGGCGGCCGGCCAGCCGCAGCCGGCGGTGATCCCCTTCAACCTGGAAACCGCCCTGCCGCACCAGTACGACGAACTGGCGGCGATGATCGAGCGCGAGTTCGGCAAGCTCGACGGCCTGCTGCACAACGCCTCGATCATCGGCCCGCGCACGCCGCTGGAACAGCTCTCCGGCGACAACTTCATGCGCGTGATGCAGGTCAACGTCAACGCCACCTTCATGCTCACCAGCACCCTGCTGCCGCTGCTCAAGCTCGCCCCGGACGCCTCGGTGGTGTTCACCTCCAGCAGCGTCGGCCGCAAGGGTCGCGCCTACTGGGGCGCCTACGCGGTGTCCAAGTTCGCCACCGAGGGCCTGATGCAGGTGCTGGCCGACGAACTCGACGGCGTCGCCAGCGTGCGCGCCAACAGCGTCAACCCGGGCGCGACCCGCACCGACATGCGCGCCCAGGCCTATCCGGGCGAGAACCCGGCAAACAACCCGGCCCCCGAGGCGATCATGCCGGTGTACCTGTACCTGATGGGCCCCGACAGCAATGGCGTCAACGGCCAGGCCTTCGACGCCCAGTAG